The following are encoded together in the Archocentrus centrarchus isolate MPI-CPG fArcCen1 chromosome 23, fArcCen1, whole genome shotgun sequence genome:
- the ndufa12 gene encoding NADH dehydrogenase [ubiquinone] 1 alpha subcomplex subunit 12 encodes MAEYANLVRRALGQLGGHGGVRGFLLQLFRVNDVKTGALVGVDKYGNKYYEDKKHYFFGRHRWVIYTTEMNGKRTLWEVDGSMVPAEWHRWLHCMTEDPPTTHPPEPKKFLAEIHQFNVSGTSEQYVPYSTTRKKIHEWVPPKAGAQ; translated from the exons ATGGCGGAGTATGCGAACCTTGTCCGAAGGGCTTTGGGGCAATTAGGAGGTCATGGAGGAGTTCGGGGTTTTTTACTCCAGCTGTTCAG AGTGAATGATGTGAAAACGGGCGCACTGGTTGGTGTGGATAAATACGGGAATAAGTATTATGAGGACAAGAAGCACTACTTCTTTG GACGTCACCGCTGGGTGATCTACACCACAGAGATGAATGGGAAGAGGACCCTGTGGGAGGTGGACGGCAGCATGGTGCCAGCTGAATG GCATCGTTGGCTGCACTGTATGACCGAGGACCCCCCCACCACACATCCTCCGGAGCCCAAGAAGTTCCTGGCTGAGATCCACCAGTTCAATGTGAGCGGCACCTCAGAGCAGTACGTGCCATACTCCACCACCCGCAAGAAGATCCACGAGTGGGTTCCCCCCAAAGCCGGAGCTCAGTGA